One window of the Paenibacillus beijingensis genome contains the following:
- a CDS encoding PhzF family phenazine biosynthesis protein, translating to MDSTGERQLYIVDAFTDTPFSGNAAGVVPEADGLGEKRMLQIAAELKQSETAFLALSNHPDADFRVRYFTPQEEIDFCGHATVAAAWVLGSEYGWAEKAERVVFETNIGLVPVDLLKEDDRLKLVTMTQVAPKLQEIDVTTEEIARLAGISPSDVDPRSPIKLGYTGNWHLLLPVKTREAIDVARPLLPELAAMNRRFRISTTHLFTFDTQDDNYDLYTRDFAPAVGIPEDPVTGAANGALAGYLLLEGIISADSRRLRIAQGHAIGRPGTLFVTVTPGERAPVIQVAGSAHISIKGTLNNAK from the coding sequence ATGGACAGTACCGGAGAAAGACAGTTGTATATTGTCGATGCATTCACAGACACCCCTTTCAGCGGAAATGCGGCCGGAGTCGTTCCCGAAGCGGACGGACTCGGAGAAAAGAGAATGCTGCAAATCGCCGCTGAACTGAAACAATCCGAGACGGCTTTCCTGGCGCTATCGAATCATCCGGACGCCGATTTTCGCGTGCGTTACTTCACGCCGCAGGAGGAGATTGATTTCTGTGGGCACGCTACGGTAGCCGCGGCATGGGTTTTGGGGAGTGAGTACGGCTGGGCCGAAAAAGCGGAACGGGTCGTTTTCGAAACCAATATCGGGCTCGTTCCGGTCGATCTTCTAAAGGAAGACGACCGATTGAAGCTTGTAACCATGACTCAGGTTGCTCCCAAGCTGCAGGAAATCGATGTGACGACGGAGGAGATTGCGCGGCTGGCCGGTATTTCGCCGTCGGATGTAGACCCGCGCAGTCCAATCAAGCTCGGCTATACCGGAAACTGGCATTTGCTGTTGCCTGTCAAAACCCGCGAGGCCATTGACGTCGCACGCCCTTTATTGCCGGAATTGGCTGCAATGAACCGGCGGTTCCGGATCAGCACGACTCATCTGTTCACGTTCGACACGCAGGACGATAACTACGATCTTTATACGCGCGATTTTGCCCCTGCTGTCGGAATTCCAGAGGACCCTGTTACAGGCGCGGCGAACGGCGCCTTGGCCGGCTACCTATTGTTGGAAGGCATTATCTCGGCGGACTCCCGCCGACTGCGAATTGCGCAAGGCCACGCGATCGGCCGTCCGGGGACTTTGTTTGTCACCGTTACCCCCGGAGAACGGGCTCCCGTTATACAAGTCGCGGGCAGTGCGCATATTTCGATCAAAGGAACGCTAAATAACGCTAAATAA
- a CDS encoding IS200/IS605 family accessory protein TnpB-related protein, protein MKAEFVRDVRAVYRAFIIFGALSPSLRNRPVELLGNTETLEYIDRYESGKSGIQQAQSSSKYQHVLSTSIFRFFSIVKLSLQYQTLSNRYVHNFLHQASRQIVDLAVEHQCRTIVIGKMKGIKHEHPCKMFVQIPHARFVDLITYKAKLAGIKVTRQNEAYTSGCSALDEENISQKSYAPGRRIHRGLFVSNMGLAINADVNGSLNILRKYMKQKGSPDLIRSARDNGCLKHPKRILVG, encoded by the coding sequence TTGAAAGCGGAATTTGTACGCGATGTACGCGCAGTCTATCGTGCATTTATAATCTTTGGAGCATTATCCCCTTCACTCAGAAACAGGCCAGTTGAACTGCTAGGAAATACGGAAACGCTAGAATATATCGATAGATACGAAAGTGGGAAGAGTGGCATACAGCAGGCACAGTCATCTTCTAAGTACCAGCATGTTCTAAGTACCAGCATCTTCAGGTTCTTCTCGATTGTAAAGCTCAGCTTGCAATATCAAACTTTATCAAACCGGTATGTTCACAATTTTCTGCATCAAGCCAGCCGGCAGATCGTAGATCTGGCTGTGGAGCATCAATGCCGCACGATCGTCATCGGCAAGATGAAAGGCATTAAGCACGAACATCCGTGCAAAATGTTTGTCCAAATCCCTCATGCCCGTTTCGTTGATCTCATCACCTATAAGGCAAAGCTCGCTGGGATTAAAGTAACCAGGCAGAATGAAGCCTACACGAGCGGCTGTTCGGCTTTGGACGAAGAGAACATTTCGCAGAAATCGTATGCGCCGGGGCGCCGGATTCATCGCGGGCTATTCGTATCGAATATGGGACTTGCGATCAATGCGGATGTAAATGGAAGTCTGAATATATTGCGGAAATACATGAAGCAAAAAGGTAGTCCTGATCTGATTCGTTCAGCAAGGGATAATGGGTGCTTGAAGCATCCGAAGCGTATCCTAGTCGGCTAA
- a CDS encoding bifunctional 4-hydroxy-2-oxoglutarate aldolase/2-dehydro-3-deoxy-phosphogluconate aldolase has translation MKRTNGRGEWPVSLLNVLLEEKIVAIFRGIEDRHADRAARALADGGIRLMEVTMNTDGALGIIARWRSLFGSEAYIGAGTVLDLKQAKEAEAAGAQFLISPNLDEEVVAYGASRGLSVWPGVMTPTEIVRAWKAGAEAVKIFPMTSLGLAYLSELKAPLNHIPMMATGGVTLDNIADYFKSGAAAVGMGSKLVNLDWVREGRFDLVEERARAFVSVVKAYVHAN, from the coding sequence ATGAAGCGGACTAACGGCAGAGGAGAGTGGCCTGTGAGTTTATTGAATGTACTGCTTGAAGAGAAGATCGTCGCCATATTCAGAGGGATCGAAGACCGCCATGCGGACCGCGCGGCAAGAGCGCTTGCGGACGGCGGAATCCGGCTGATGGAAGTGACGATGAATACGGACGGAGCGCTCGGTATTATTGCGCGCTGGCGCTCCTTGTTCGGCAGCGAAGCTTATATCGGCGCCGGCACGGTGCTCGATTTGAAGCAGGCGAAGGAAGCGGAAGCGGCAGGTGCGCAGTTTCTCATTTCGCCCAATCTTGATGAGGAAGTGGTCGCCTACGGGGCGAGCCGCGGGCTGTCGGTTTGGCCCGGCGTCATGACGCCGACGGAAATCGTGCGGGCGTGGAAAGCGGGAGCGGAAGCGGTCAAAATTTTTCCGATGACATCGCTGGGCCTCGCCTATCTGTCGGAGCTGAAAGCGCCGCTGAACCATATCCCGATGATGGCGACGGGCGGCGTCACGCTGGACAACATCGCCGATTACTTCAAGTCTGGCGCGGCTGCGGTCGGCATGGGCAGCAAGCTCGTCAACCTGGACTGGGTACGGGAAGGCAGATTCGATCTGGTGGAGGAACGCGCGCGCGCATTTGTGTCGGTTGTTAAGGCGTACGTTCACGCTAACTAA
- the mutY gene encoding A/G-specific adenine glycosylase — protein MIHNEQYPQPDEAKAVFSRELLAWYQAGNRNLPWRKSRDPYRVWVSEIMLQQTRVDTVIPYYLKFMDRFPTVKALAEAPEEDVLKRWEGLGYYSRARNLQAGARQVMELYGGVVPDDTEAVAGLKGVGPYTKGAIMSIAFNRPEPAVDGNVMRVLSRYFCLEDDIAKPSTRTGIEKLAVSLIPEGAAGDFNQALMELGALVCTPKSPGCLTCPVMSHCAGRIAGKENELPVKTKAKPPKPQIRLGALIAGTGEHAGKVLVRQRPDSGLLARMWELPHVLLEEDGAAADKPRGRRAKTPAAPGVRASHGRRAGSQAEPDLEERAADARELRRLMSAETGLIVSARSWLAVHEHTFSHLHWTVKVYLAELGESGRIWSVPLAAAESAAAYSAAPGRGGGENGGKPGSIDRGGDSGSDISISELSISAGNEAGGGKPRLGSIGGEFAVGETRGASAVGESGGASEGLAPTAGAADKLPPGYRWIGPEQMRELAFPNLFAKILNDYWDEAD, from the coding sequence ATGATACACAATGAACAATACCCGCAGCCGGACGAAGCAAAAGCGGTGTTCAGCCGCGAGCTGCTTGCCTGGTACCAGGCGGGCAACCGCAATTTGCCGTGGCGAAAAAGCCGCGATCCGTACCGGGTGTGGGTGTCGGAAATTATGCTGCAGCAGACGCGGGTCGATACCGTTATCCCTTATTACTTGAAGTTTATGGATCGTTTTCCGACGGTCAAGGCGCTGGCGGAAGCGCCGGAAGAGGACGTGCTGAAGCGCTGGGAAGGGCTCGGCTACTATTCGCGGGCCCGCAATCTGCAGGCGGGGGCGCGTCAGGTGATGGAGCTGTACGGCGGCGTCGTGCCGGACGATACGGAAGCGGTGGCCGGCTTGAAAGGGGTCGGCCCCTATACGAAGGGGGCGATCATGAGCATCGCCTTTAACCGACCGGAGCCTGCGGTGGACGGCAATGTAATGCGGGTGCTGTCGCGTTATTTCTGCCTTGAGGACGATATTGCGAAGCCTTCCACAAGGACCGGAATCGAGAAGCTTGCCGTTTCGCTTATTCCGGAAGGGGCGGCCGGCGATTTCAACCAAGCGCTGATGGAGCTGGGAGCGCTCGTATGCACCCCCAAATCGCCGGGCTGTCTCACTTGTCCGGTCATGAGCCACTGCGCCGGACGGATCGCCGGCAAGGAGAACGAGCTGCCGGTGAAGACGAAAGCGAAGCCGCCCAAGCCGCAAATCCGGCTCGGCGCCTTGATTGCCGGCACCGGCGAGCACGCGGGCAAGGTGCTGGTGCGTCAGCGGCCGGACAGCGGGCTGCTTGCCCGGATGTGGGAGCTGCCGCATGTGCTGCTCGAAGAAGACGGCGCGGCGGCAGACAAACCGCGCGGCCGGCGGGCGAAAACGCCGGCCGCGCCGGGAGTCAGGGCGTCGCACGGAAGGCGGGCGGGGTCTCAGGCGGAGCCGGATCTCGAGGAGCGCGCGGCTGACGCCCGCGAGCTGCGGAGGCTGATGAGCGCCGAGACGGGGCTTATCGTGAGCGCCCGCAGCTGGCTGGCGGTCCATGAGCATACGTTCAGCCACCTGCACTGGACGGTGAAGGTATACCTGGCCGAGCTCGGAGAGTCCGGACGGATCTGGAGCGTTCCGCTCGCGGCCGCCGAATCGGCGGCGGCGTACAGCGCGGCGCCAGGCCGGGGCGGCGGAGAAAACGGAGGCAAGCCGGGGAGCATCGACAGAGGTGGAGATAGCGGCAGCGACATAAGCATCAGCGAGCTGAGCATAAGCGCCGGCAATGAAGCGGGCGGCGGCAAGCCGCGGCTCGGCAGCATCGGCGGTGAGTTCGCTGTTGGCGAAACCCGGGGGGCGTCCGCCGTCGGCGAATCCGGCGGTGCGTCGGAGGGACTCGCGCCGACGGCCGGCGCAGCGGATAAGCTGCCGCCGGGCTACCGCTGGATCGGGCCGGAGCAGATGCGGGAGCTGGCGTTCCCGAATCTTTTTGCCAAAATATTAAACGATTACTGGGATGAAGCGGACTAA
- a CDS encoding c-type cytochrome, which produces MKSLPGVIAACSATLLITSCGGTSSPSGTSSGMPDGPKETVGLYMANCISCHGTDLQGRMGPETDIHAIGGKWSKEQIAAQIANGGGLMPAFKERLTEEQIGALADWLAAHK; this is translated from the coding sequence ATGAAATCTCTTCCCGGAGTTATTGCGGCATGCTCGGCCACCTTGCTGATTACCAGCTGCGGCGGCACGAGCAGCCCTTCCGGCACGTCAAGCGGCATGCCGGATGGCCCCAAAGAAACAGTCGGCTTATATATGGCCAACTGCATTTCGTGCCATGGCACGGACTTGCAGGGCCGGATGGGGCCGGAAACCGACATTCACGCGATCGGCGGCAAATGGTCGAAGGAGCAGATTGCCGCGCAAATTGCGAACGGCGGCGGTCTGATGCCCGCATTCAAGGAGCGGCTGACGGAGGAGCAGATTGGAGCACTGGCCGACTGGCTCGCCGCTCATAAATAA
- the acpS gene encoding holo-ACP synthase — protein sequence MIIGIGHDLCDVSRVAKLLAGSSGDKFMARVLSGGEPVLAHSLGDARRAEFVAGRFAAKEAVAKALGCGIGASVGFTDIEIGRDERGKPQCRLSDKAWERLGYDGSVRPLMHITITHEKGLASAFAVAELPGGSPS from the coding sequence GTGATTATCGGAATCGGACACGATTTGTGTGATGTTTCCCGGGTGGCCAAGCTGCTGGCAGGGTCATCCGGGGACAAGTTTATGGCGCGGGTTCTGAGCGGCGGGGAGCCCGTTCTTGCCCATTCGCTCGGCGATGCGCGCCGGGCGGAATTCGTCGCGGGCCGCTTCGCAGCCAAGGAAGCCGTTGCCAAGGCGCTCGGCTGCGGCATCGGCGCTTCCGTCGGCTTCACGGACATTGAAATCGGTCGCGACGAACGCGGCAAGCCGCAATGCCGGCTGTCGGACAAGGCATGGGAGCGGCTCGGTTATGACGGCTCCGTCCGCCCGCTTATGCACATCACGATCACGCACGAAAAGGGGCTCGCTTCGGCTTTCGCCGTCGCGGAGCTTCCCGGGGGATCACCTTCATAA
- the nadE gene encoding ammonia-dependent NAD(+) synthetase has protein sequence MTLQQEIIARLGVKPVIDVDEEIRKRVDFLKKYVLEAGTTGLLIAISGGIDSAVATGLCKLATDELTKETGRDYMTLGVFQPYGEQVDISHSYEVAEAFKLEHKVETNIQEAVDEIALEVEHAMKAIGVSRHISRGAKGNIKARTRMVKQYALAFELNLLVVGTDHASEAITGFFTKWGDGAVDITPLTSLNKRQVRQIAARLGVPQSVLDKAPTAGLWEGQTDETELGITYEDNSSYLEGKEVAPEVRELLEKQYLKTEHKRAAIPGI, from the coding sequence GTGACGCTGCAGCAGGAGATTATCGCACGTTTGGGCGTTAAACCGGTCATTGACGTGGATGAGGAGATCCGCAAACGGGTCGACTTTTTGAAAAAATATGTTCTGGAGGCCGGCACAACCGGCCTTTTGATCGCCATCAGCGGTGGCATCGACAGCGCGGTTGCGACCGGACTGTGCAAGCTGGCGACCGACGAGCTGACGAAGGAAACGGGCCGTGACTATATGACGCTCGGCGTTTTCCAGCCTTACGGTGAACAGGTTGACATCTCCCACAGCTACGAAGTGGCGGAAGCGTTCAAGCTGGAGCATAAGGTGGAAACGAACATCCAGGAGGCGGTTGACGAGATCGCGCTGGAAGTGGAGCATGCGATGAAAGCCATCGGCGTATCGCGCCATATCAGCCGGGGAGCCAAGGGCAACATTAAGGCTCGCACGCGGATGGTGAAGCAGTACGCGCTTGCGTTCGAATTGAACCTGCTCGTGGTGGGCACGGATCATGCTTCCGAAGCGATTACCGGATTTTTTACGAAGTGGGGCGACGGAGCCGTCGATATTACGCCGCTCACTTCGCTTAACAAGCGTCAAGTGCGCCAGATTGCCGCGCGTCTGGGCGTACCGCAGAGCGTGCTTGACAAAGCGCCGACGGCCGGACTTTGGGAAGGGCAGACCGACGAGACGGAACTCGGCATTACGTACGAGGACAACAGCTCTTATTTGGAAGGCAAGGAAGTGGCCCCTGAAGTTCGCGAGCTGCTGGAGAAGCAATATTTGAAAACCGAACATAAGCGTGCCGCCATTCCGGGCATTTAA
- a CDS encoding BrxA/BrxB family bacilliredoxin — protein sequence MSMSFERYMLDMVQPMRDELTTLGIQELRTPEEVEEKLPAAKGTALVVVNSVCGCAAGQCRPGVAAALQHDVTPDHLFTVFAGQDKEATAKAREYFAPYPPSSPSIALMKDGELVHFIERHSIENRSAQEIAAELTSAFDRFCR from the coding sequence ATGTCCATGTCTTTTGAGCGTTATATGTTAGATATGGTGCAGCCGATGCGCGATGAGCTGACCACTCTCGGCATTCAGGAGCTGCGTACCCCCGAGGAAGTCGAAGAAAAGCTGCCGGCAGCCAAAGGAACGGCGCTTGTCGTCGTCAACTCCGTTTGCGGATGCGCCGCAGGCCAATGCCGTCCGGGCGTTGCCGCCGCGCTGCAGCACGACGTGACACCGGACCACCTGTTCACGGTGTTTGCCGGACAGGATAAAGAAGCAACCGCCAAAGCGCGCGAATATTTCGCACCGTACCCGCCTTCGTCCCCTTCCATCGCGTTGATGAAAGACGGAGAGCTGGTTCATTTTATTGAACGTCATTCGATCGAGAACCGTTCGGCACAGGAGATTGCGGCGGAACTGACATCCGCTTTCGACCGCTTCTGCCGATAA
- a CDS encoding ATP-binding protein, translating into MWKEILLQAFISIMPVFAFQLWANRFGLRKGPLFFGLSFGLSLVLCFVLAVRLPNGLDFNMHYFPYIVGSLYGGYPVLFILSAIFIVMRIPMLDDVWETLDFIAYLAIFVPLIMLSIRPFQLARRKDKTKIAFALYGCIIVFLFISLIFYLIHFDQQLLPMLLLSAGVMALVAAMILFSLHTIESVKENYQLQTQLKRMSANYRNEVYKLQQFIDETALGVVIVDSDGFITHLNEMVLKLAGRSPYGKSKLEYMGRPFRDLFNTKETLCFSRRLEHAMVGSSTSELVEIGEKKLLQNVFAIRDAQSSYILGAAVLIYDITEISWLRDEIGKMERLSLVGQMAASITHEIRNPMAVIRGFVQLMRERSPESQQEYFRIVMDELDRANAIINDFLSLAQNRIIAKESCSLHVIMNELMPLLWADANLRGQSIELDLADDIPMLEMNDKEIKQLILNLARNGMEAMGDKGVLHLRTVNLGNGLQLRVEDEGIGISKEKMDRLFEPFFTTKTRGTGLGLPLCLSIAERHNGRIEVQSEEGKGTAFIVTFMKNGGAVPLAAAVRRA; encoded by the coding sequence ATGTGGAAAGAAATACTTCTCCAGGCATTTATTTCAATCATGCCTGTATTTGCTTTTCAATTGTGGGCAAACAGGTTCGGACTGCGGAAAGGACCTTTATTTTTCGGATTATCGTTCGGTCTGTCGTTGGTGTTATGCTTTGTGCTGGCGGTCCGGCTTCCGAACGGCTTGGATTTTAATATGCATTATTTTCCCTACATCGTCGGTTCGCTATACGGCGGATATCCGGTATTGTTCATCTTAAGCGCGATATTTATCGTCATGCGCATTCCGATGCTTGACGATGTGTGGGAAACATTGGATTTCATCGCGTATCTCGCTATATTTGTGCCGCTTATTATGCTGTCGATCCGGCCCTTCCAGCTGGCGCGCCGCAAAGACAAGACCAAAATCGCATTTGCGCTCTACGGCTGCATCATTGTTTTTTTATTCATCTCGTTGATTTTCTATCTGATTCATTTCGATCAGCAACTGCTTCCGATGCTGCTATTATCCGCGGGCGTCATGGCTCTTGTGGCGGCGATGATCTTGTTTTCGCTGCATACGATCGAGAGCGTGAAAGAAAACTATCAGCTCCAGACTCAACTGAAGCGGATGTCCGCGAATTACCGCAATGAAGTGTACAAGCTGCAGCAGTTTATCGACGAGACGGCGCTCGGGGTCGTGATTGTCGATAGTGACGGCTTCATTACCCATCTGAACGAGATGGTGCTCAAATTGGCGGGCCGTTCTCCGTACGGGAAGAGCAAGCTGGAATATATGGGCAGGCCTTTCCGCGATTTGTTCAACACAAAGGAAACGTTATGCTTCTCCCGCCGGCTTGAGCATGCGATGGTCGGAAGCTCAACATCGGAGCTGGTGGAAATCGGGGAGAAAAAGCTGCTGCAGAACGTGTTCGCCATCCGCGATGCGCAATCGAGCTACATTCTCGGGGCCGCCGTTTTGATCTACGATATTACGGAAATAAGCTGGCTGAGGGATGAGATCGGCAAAATGGAAAGACTCAGCCTGGTCGGCCAAATGGCGGCGAGCATCACGCACGAAATACGCAATCCGATGGCCGTCATCCGCGGGTTCGTGCAGCTGATGCGCGAGCGGAGCCCTGAAAGCCAGCAGGAATACTTCCGGATCGTAATGGATGAATTGGATCGTGCAAATGCCATCATTAACGACTTCCTCTCACTCGCACAAAATCGTATCATCGCAAAAGAAAGCTGCTCCCTGCACGTCATCATGAACGAGCTGATGCCTCTTCTTTGGGCCGATGCAAATCTGAGGGGACAATCGATCGAGCTGGATTTGGCCGACGATATACCGATGCTGGAAATGAACGACAAAGAAATCAAGCAGCTTATTCTCAATTTGGCGCGCAACGGGATGGAAGCGATGGGGGACAAAGGAGTTCTGCATTTGCGGACCGTTAACCTCGGGAACGGGCTTCAGCTGCGGGTCGAAGACGAAGGGATCGGCATATCTAAGGAAAAGATGGACCGGCTGTTCGAGCCTTTTTTTACGACGAAGACAAGGGGGACGGGGCTTGGTCTGCCGCTCTGTCTAAGCATTGCGGAACGTCACAATGGCCGCATCGAGGTGCAGTCGGAAGAGGGCAAGGGGACGGCGTTCATTGTCACGTTTATGAAGAACGGCGGGGCCGTTCCGTTGGCCGCGGCCGTGCGCAGAGCATAA
- a CDS encoding alpha/beta hydrolase has protein sequence MRHYEWELPAAGGMLLYARTWQPDSVSPEAAVCLVHGMGEHTGRYERVAQRLTDAGFAVLAYDQRGHGRSPGARGHAPSIDALAADAAAFIEAAGERHPGLPRILYGHSMGGSVALNTALRLQPAMSGLVLSSPWLRLAMNPPAVKLWLGRAVARIWPQFAQATGIQAADLFRPEHSPERYTPEHSPDPLSHKRITAGMFTALESAGEWALANSGLLRAPLLLMHGTADRITSYRASEELASGLGAAAEFRAFDGCYHELHNDLRREEVMNVLTDWIKARVAASRR, from the coding sequence ATGCGGCATTACGAATGGGAGCTTCCTGCCGCCGGCGGGATGCTTTTGTATGCGAGAACATGGCAGCCGGACAGCGTGTCGCCGGAAGCTGCGGTATGCCTTGTACACGGGATGGGAGAGCACACCGGCCGTTACGAGCGCGTCGCGCAGAGGCTGACGGATGCGGGCTTCGCCGTACTCGCGTACGATCAGAGAGGGCACGGACGGTCGCCGGGTGCCCGCGGCCATGCGCCGTCCATTGACGCGCTCGCTGCCGACGCAGCCGCTTTCATTGAAGCGGCCGGGGAAAGGCACCCGGGTCTGCCGCGCATTTTGTACGGGCACAGCATGGGCGGAAGCGTCGCCCTCAATACCGCATTGCGGCTGCAGCCGGCCATGAGCGGGCTCGTGCTTTCGAGCCCGTGGCTGCGGCTGGCGATGAATCCGCCAGCCGTCAAGCTGTGGCTCGGCCGCGCCGTCGCGCGGATATGGCCGCAGTTCGCGCAGGCGACGGGAATCCAGGCCGCCGACCTGTTCCGGCCGGAACATTCGCCGGAACGCTATACGCCGGAACATTCGCCGGATCCGTTGTCGCACAAGCGGATAACGGCGGGCATGTTCACGGCACTGGAGTCCGCCGGCGAATGGGCGCTCGCCAATAGCGGGCTTCTGCGCGCGCCGCTGCTGCTGATGCACGGAACGGCTGACCGCATTACATCGTACCGGGCAAGCGAGGAGCTTGCTTCCGGTTTGGGCGCCGCAGCGGAATTCCGCGCCTTCGATGGCTGTTACCACGAGCTGCACAACGACCTGCGGCGGGAAGAAGTAATGAACGTTCTCACAGACTGGATCAAGGCGCGTGTCGCTGCTTCCCGTCGTTAG
- a CDS encoding NAD(P)/FAD-dependent oxidoreductase, with the protein MSYDVIIVGGGSAGLMAAIAASESGAKTLLLDKGDRLGRKLGISGGGRCNVTNNKERDELIRHIPGNGRFLYSALSVFGNKDIIAFFERLGIRLKEEDNGRMFPVSDKAKTVVDALVGQVRRQGVAVRVNSPVAEVLYEGGRTVGVKLRSGETIRGESVVIASGGKSVPHTGSTGDGYEWAEKAGHTITELYPTEVPITSNEPFIVSKELQGLSLRNIGLSVWNAKGKRVVTHEGDMLFTHFGISGPAALRCSQFVVKGLKQSGGGNVLLTIDLLPGKSAEEVYRETMSLAMSEARKSIRNVLKSYLPDKLIPVLLSKAGLAESLTADNIPKQPWLELAKLIKAFPIRAYGTLSLSEAFVTGGGVNLKEIDPGTMASKLKEGLYFCGEILDIHGYTGGYNITAAFSTGYAAGSSAAAFAVNAADLR; encoded by the coding sequence TTGAGTTATGATGTAATTATCGTCGGCGGCGGATCGGCCGGCCTGATGGCAGCGATTGCCGCAAGCGAATCGGGAGCGAAGACGCTGCTGCTGGACAAAGGCGACCGGCTTGGACGCAAGCTGGGCATTTCCGGCGGGGGCCGCTGCAACGTAACGAATAACAAGGAGCGGGATGAACTGATCCGCCATATTCCCGGCAACGGCCGGTTTTTATACAGCGCATTGTCCGTTTTCGGCAATAAAGATATTATTGCGTTCTTCGAACGGCTCGGCATTCGTCTCAAGGAAGAAGACAACGGCCGCATGTTTCCCGTCTCGGACAAGGCAAAGACGGTCGTCGACGCGCTCGTGGGCCAAGTTCGGAGGCAGGGGGTGGCCGTCCGCGTCAACAGCCCCGTCGCCGAGGTGCTGTATGAAGGCGGAAGAACGGTCGGAGTGAAGCTTCGTTCCGGCGAAACGATCCGGGGCGAGAGCGTCGTGATCGCTTCCGGCGGCAAATCCGTGCCGCATACCGGTTCGACGGGCGACGGATACGAGTGGGCAGAGAAAGCGGGGCACACGATTACAGAGCTGTACCCAACCGAGGTGCCGATTACATCCAATGAACCTTTTATCGTCAGCAAGGAACTGCAGGGATTGTCTCTGCGCAATATCGGACTGTCGGTCTGGAATGCAAAGGGCAAGCGGGTCGTTACGCATGAGGGAGACATGTTGTTCACCCACTTCGGCATTTCCGGTCCTGCCGCGCTCCGATGCAGCCAGTTCGTCGTCAAAGGGCTGAAGCAGTCCGGCGGCGGCAATGTGCTGCTTACGATCGATCTGCTTCCCGGCAAGAGCGCCGAAGAAGTGTACCGGGAGACGATGTCGCTCGCCATGAGCGAAGCCCGCAAGTCGATCCGCAACGTGCTCAAAAGTTATTTGCCGGACAAGCTCATTCCGGTTTTGCTGAGCAAAGCGGGGCTGGCGGAATCCCTTACCGCGGACAACATTCCGAAGCAGCCGTGGCTCGAACTGGCGAAGCTGATCAAAGCTTTTCCGATCCGGGCGTATGGTACGCTTTCGCTGAGCGAAGCTTTCGTGACTGGCGGCGGAGTCAATCTGAAGGAGATCGATCCGGGCACAATGGCCTCCAAGCTTAAGGAAGGGCTGTACTTTTGCGGCGAAATTCTCGATATTCACGGTTATACCGGCGGCTATAACATAACGGCCGCATTTTCGACCGGATATGCCGCGGGCAGCAGTGCGGCGGCATTTGCCGTGAACGCTGCGGACCTCCGGTAA
- a CDS encoding GIY-YIG nuclease family protein, whose product MNAERRKMLVAQYQEQEREMGVYRIVNRKNGRSFIDSTLNMKGAWQRDRFMLDMGGHPNKELQQEWKATGGEGFEFELLEIYDPGEKVTFDYRDVLPKDEAPRTGTQRKYKKGIEELEEAWLNKLQPFAPDGYHPPRQEADGKL is encoded by the coding sequence ATGAACGCGGAACGGAGAAAAATGTTAGTGGCGCAGTATCAGGAGCAGGAGCGCGAGATGGGCGTTTACCGGATCGTTAACCGGAAGAACGGGCGCTCGTTTATTGATTCGACGCTTAATATGAAGGGTGCCTGGCAGAGGGACCGCTTTATGCTGGATATGGGCGGACACCCGAATAAAGAGCTGCAGCAAGAATGGAAGGCAACAGGTGGAGAAGGCTTTGAATTTGAGCTGCTTGAGATTTACGATCCCGGTGAAAAGGTAACGTTCGATTACCGGGACGTGCTTCCGAAAGACGAGGCGCCCAGGACCGGGACACAGCGCAAGTACAAGAAAGGAATCGAGGAGCTGGAGGAGGCTTGGCTGAACAAGCTGCAGCCGTTTGCGCCGGACGGCTATCATCCGCCGCGGCAGGAAGCGGACGGAAAATTGTGA